The DNA window GTCGTGGCCCGGGGCTGCTTCCACGTCTGGGGCGGCGAGAGCGCGGCCGGCATGTTCGCCGACCACGACTACTATGATCCGCGCACGAACCGCTGGACCCGCCTCCCCAACATGCCGATTCCCGTCCACGGCGTGACGGGATCGGCCTATGTCGACGGGCTGATCTGGGTCACGGGGGGCGGGACGGCCGTCGGCGGCAGCAGCGGCAGCCTGTACAACCAGGTCTACCGGCCGGCGGTGAGCTGCGAGTAGGCCCGACGGGCTATAGTGAAACTGCTATGGTCGGGGCGGCAGTCGGCGTGCCCGCGTATCTCCGCCTGGATCACGCCGAGCTGCGGCGGCGTGCCGAGGCGGCGCTGGAGCTGCTGCGTGCCTGCGAGGTCTGCCCGCGGAACTGCCATGTCGATCGCCTCGCCGATCACTGGTCGTTCTGCAAGATCGGCCGGTATGCGGTGGTGAGCAGCGCCTTCCCGCACTTCGGCGAAGAGGATTGTTTGCGGGGCTGGAACGGCAGCGGGACGATCTTCTTCTCCATGTGCAACCTGCGCTGCGTCTTCTGCCAGAACTTTGACATCAGCCAGCAGAAGGTCGGCCGGGAGGTCAGTGCGCGGGAATTGGCGCAGATCATGATCGCCCTGCAGGAGCGGGGCTGCCACAACATCAACTTCGTCACGCCCGAGCACGTCGTGCCCCAGATCCTGGAGGCGCTGCCCCACGCCGTGGAGATGGGCCTGCGGCTGCCGCTGGTCTACAACACCAGCAGTTACGACTCCATGCACTCCCTGCGGCTGCTGGACGGCATCGTGGACATCTACATGCCCGACTTCAAGTACTGGGACCCGGAGTCCGCCCGGCTCTACCTCAAGGCGCCGGACTATCCGGAGGTGGCCCGGCGCACCATCGCCGAGATGCACCGCCAGGTGGGTCCGCTGGTCATCGACCGGTCGGGCCTGGCCCGGCGCGGCGTGCTCCTCCGCCATCTCGTGATGCCGGGGGCCCTGGAGGAGACCCGACAGATCATGCGGTGGATCGCCGAGACGCTTGGCCGGAACACGTATGTGAACGTGATGGCCCAGTACCATCCGGCCGGCCAGGTCGGCCGGAATCCGCGTTATGCCGCGATTAACCGCCGTCTCTTCCCCGAGGAGTATGCCGCCGCGGTGCGCGCTGCGCTCGATGTCGGCCTCACGCGGCTGGATCACCGCCTGGCCGGCGCCGTCTTCCCCTAGCGCGAAAGGAGGCCACCCGGCGACCGGAAGGTTCCTCACGGGGCCGCCTCCGGCATGTGCAGCGCCGCCGTGCTGGTCGGAGCGGGCTCCTCCGCGTGTTCGAGAATCGGGAGACGCTCCACGATGTAGATGTAGGCCAGGATCCCTCCGGAGACGATCGCCGCCGTGATGAGGACCTCCGTCCAGGCGGGCACATAGTGCGCCCCGCTGCCCGCCAGCATCCCGGTGATCGCGACGTTCAGGCGGTTCAGGACCACGCCCCCCACCACGAGCCAGGAGGCCGCGGCGAGCCCGCCCAAGGAGCGGGCCACGCCCGGAATGGCCAGCAAGACCAGCGGGAGGACGACGCCGCCCACAACCTCCACCAGGAACATCACGCTCTCGATCCCCCCGGCGAAGACCAGCCCCACCGCCTGGCGGGTGACCAGGTCCACGACCTTCACCCCCAGGTAGAGGGAGAGGACAACGGCGGAGGCGCGACCGAGGTCGGTGAACAGCGAGATGTCCACCCGGTGGCGAAACGCCCGGGCGGCCAGGGTGGCCTCGACGGTGACCATCGCCAGGCCGACGGCCACGGCGGAGATGAAGAAGAGGATGGGCAACAGCGACGTGTACCACAGCGGGTGCAGCTTCTCCGGGACGATGAGGAACAGCGAGCCCAGCGACGACTGGTGGAGCGTGGAGAGGAGCACGCCGGCGATGACCAGGGGCGGCAACGCCAGCTGGGTCACCCGCAGGAACGTCCACAGCCGGAATCGCTGCAGGATTACCTGCCCGAACTCCAGGGCCAGGACCAGCGTGTACAGCATGACGCACCAGGCGACTTCGAACATCACCGAGTGCGGGTTCCACATGACGACCGGATGCCAGATGTTCCAGGGTCGCCCCAGGTCCACCAGCAGCGCGGCAATCACGAGCAGGTACCCCAGGAAGCCGGTGAGGACGGCGGGGCGCAGAAGCGCGTGGTACCGGTGCAGCTTGAACACATGCACTGCGGCGGCGATGGTGAACCCGCCCGCGGCGAGCGCCACACCGCTCATCACGTCGAAGCCGATCCACAGCCCCCAGGGGAAGCGGTCGCTGAGGTTGCTCACGGCGCCGAGCCCATAGAGGTAGCGGACGATCGCCGCGCCTCCCCCGGCCAGCACCAGGACCCACAGGGCCAGACGGAAGGGACGGAAGCGGATCCGCGGCGTGCTCATCGCTGCTCACGCTCCTCTTTGCGCCGGGCGGAGCCGTTCAGCTCCATGCGCCGGCGGATGACGGCTTCCAGCACCGTCAGGGTGGC is part of the Armatimonadota bacterium genome and encodes:
- a CDS encoding radical SAM protein → MPAYLRLDHAELRRRAEAALELLRACEVCPRNCHVDRLADHWSFCKIGRYAVVSSAFPHFGEEDCLRGWNGSGTIFFSMCNLRCVFCQNFDISQQKVGREVSARELAQIMIALQERGCHNINFVTPEHVVPQILEALPHAVEMGLRLPLVYNTSSYDSMHSLRLLDGIVDIYMPDFKYWDPESARLYLKAPDYPEVARRTIAEMHRQVGPLVIDRSGLARRGVLLRHLVMPGALEETRQIMRWIAETLGRNTYVNVMAQYHPAGQVGRNPRYAAINRRLFPEEYAAAVRAALDVGLTRLDHRLAGAVFP
- the hybB gene encoding Ni/Fe-hydrogenase cytochrome b subunit, producing MSTPRIRFRPFRLALWVLVLAGGGAAIVRYLYGLGAVSNLSDRFPWGLWIGFDVMSGVALAAGGFTIAAAVHVFKLHRYHALLRPAVLTGFLGYLLVIAALLVDLGRPWNIWHPVVMWNPHSVMFEVAWCVMLYTLVLALEFGQVILQRFRLWTFLRVTQLALPPLVIAGVLLSTLHQSSLGSLFLIVPEKLHPLWYTSLLPILFFISAVAVGLAMVTVEATLAARAFRHRVDISLFTDLGRASAVVLSLYLGVKVVDLVTRQAVGLVFAGGIESVMFLVEVVGGVVLPLVLLAIPGVARSLGGLAAASWLVVGGVVLNRLNVAITGMLAGSGAHYVPAWTEVLITAAIVSGGILAYIYIVERLPILEHAEEPAPTSTAALHMPEAAP